A region of Pseudomonas cavernicola DNA encodes the following proteins:
- a CDS encoding adenosylmethionine--8-amino-7-oxononanoate transaminase: MGLNDQWMQRDLAVLWHPCTQMKDHEQLPLVPIKRGEGVWLEDFEGKRYLDAVSSWWVNVFGHANPRINQRIKDQVDQLEHVILAGFSHQPVIELSERLVKLTPEGLTRCFYADNGSSCIEVALKMSFHYWLNRGMPAKKRFVTLSNSYHGETIAAMSVGDVALFTETYKALLLDTIKVPSPDCYLRPEGVSWEEHSRLMFAHMEQTLAEHHQDVAAVIIEPLIQGAGGMRMYHPVYLKLLREACDRYGVHLIHDEIAVGFGRTGTMFACEQAGIRPDFLCLSKALTGGYLPLAACLTTDDVYNAFYDDYPTLRAFLHSHSYTGNPLACAAALATLDIFEQDNVIESNRALATRMAKATAHLVDHPNVAEVRQTGMVLAIEMVQDKASKTPYPWQERRGLKVFQHALERGALLRPLGSVVYFLPPYVITPEQIDFLAEVASEGIDIATRSSITVPVSGRYPNFRDPG; encoded by the coding sequence ATGGGCCTGAATGATCAGTGGATGCAGCGCGACCTTGCCGTGCTCTGGCATCCCTGCACCCAGATGAAAGACCACGAACAGCTGCCATTGGTACCGATCAAACGCGGCGAAGGGGTGTGGCTGGAGGACTTCGAGGGCAAGCGTTACCTGGACGCGGTCAGCTCCTGGTGGGTCAATGTGTTCGGCCACGCCAACCCGCGGATCAACCAACGGATCAAGGATCAGGTCGACCAACTGGAGCATGTGATCCTCGCGGGTTTCAGCCACCAGCCGGTGATCGAGCTGTCCGAGCGCTTGGTCAAGCTCACCCCGGAAGGCCTGACCCGCTGCTTCTACGCCGACAACGGCTCTTCGTGCATCGAAGTCGCGCTGAAGATGAGCTTCCACTACTGGCTCAACCGCGGGATGCCGGCGAAGAAACGCTTCGTCACCCTGAGCAACAGCTACCACGGCGAAACCATTGCGGCGATGTCGGTCGGCGATGTCGCGTTGTTCACCGAAACCTACAAGGCGCTGCTGCTCGACACCATCAAAGTACCGAGCCCGGACTGCTATCTGCGCCCGGAAGGGGTGAGCTGGGAGGAACACTCGCGGCTCATGTTCGCGCACATGGAGCAGACCCTCGCCGAGCATCACCAGGACGTCGCCGCCGTCATCATCGAGCCGCTGATCCAGGGCGCCGGCGGTATGCGCATGTACCACCCGGTCTACCTCAAGCTGCTGCGCGAAGCCTGCGACCGTTATGGCGTACACCTGATTCACGACGAAATCGCCGTCGGCTTCGGTCGCACCGGGACGATGTTCGCCTGTGAACAGGCCGGCATCCGCCCGGACTTCCTCTGCCTGTCCAAGGCCCTCACCGGTGGCTACTTGCCGCTGGCCGCCTGCCTGACCACCGACGATGTCTACAACGCCTTCTACGACGACTACCCGACCCTGCGGGCCTTCCTCCATTCGCACAGTTACACCGGCAACCCGCTGGCCTGTGCGGCAGCGCTAGCAACCCTGGATATCTTCGAACAGGACAACGTCATCGAGAGTAACCGGGCGCTAGCCACACGGATGGCCAAGGCCACCGCGCATCTGGTCGATCACCCGAACGTCGCCGAAGTCCGTCAGACCGGCATGGTCCTGGCCATCGAGATGGTGCAGGACAAGGCCAGCAAGACCCCTTATCCCTGGCAGGAACGGCGCGGTCTCAAGGTCTTCCAGCACGCCCTGGAGCGTGGTGCGTTACTGCGCCCGCTGGGCAGCGTGGTGTATTTCCTGCCGCCGTATGTGATCACCCCGGAGCAGATCGACTTCCTCGCCGAGGTCGCCAGCGAAGGTATCGACATCGCCACCCGCAGCAGCATCACAGTGCCGGTCAGCGGTCGCTATCCCAATTTCAGAGATCCGGGTTAA
- a CDS encoding Hpt domain-containing protein has protein sequence MGDRHDYVALEWVKGEIAETLKQARQALEAFVESPQDSTRMRFCLTYVHQVHGTLQMVEFYGAALLAEEMEQLAQALMENRVANQAEALEVLMQAILQLPIYLDRIQTARRDLPMVVMPLLNDLRAARGEKLLSETSLFSPDMSARQPALSVESLAQLRTAELPILLRKLRQMLQMALVGVIRNQDLGTNLGYMARVFARLEVLCKDAPLGPLWQIASGMIEGLANGSVLNGTSVRTLLRQVDKELKRLLEQGADGINQAAPDELTKNLLFYVAKASAQSPRIRALKEQYRLDDALPDHEVVDEERARLAGPDRDAMRSVVAALCEELVRVKDSLDLFVRSDRSKVAELDSQLAPLKQIADTLAVLGFGQPRKVIVDQIDVVHGLSLGQREPSDAVLMDVAGALLYVEATLAGMVGPADVSSREESHLPTTDVAQIHQLVIKEARNGLEQAKDAIIEFIASQWNHEHLARVPELLTQARGGLAMIPLARAAALLQACNRYIQEQLLARKAVPNWQSLDTLADAITSVEYYLERLTEDHATQGDLILDVAEESLETLGYPLQEKPSILDRVEPEAEPFAALADPMHDIEVLADEPLEELELGQSLESQEADFELANLELSDEPSLEFAEVAAEVVGEGAELLVSDENWNLSELPEIPLDDIDFSLAAPAEVFAPLPSLELAEAPLQWAGASTLVLEELSFAELSDNSAQWDEPAQWSEAELAELELPEVELPSAPFEPEVQAAPASMPLSMAEVMAAPVQAINPPAQDVPPSLLPPPADEEPIDEELLEVFIEEVGEVLETIAEYLPRWRADTDNKEALSEVRRAFHTLKGSGRMVRALIIGELGWSIENLLNRVLERSIQPGDEVQQVIVDVVELMPALVEEFAGKAQRQRDDVDRLAATAHSLAKGQGIAKIDTPVFQQAAEPVGEPVAASAVAEIVEALDPQLIEIFRNEAETHLDTLVGFLADCAQELPQPVTDDLQRALHTLKGSAYMAGILPIAEIATPLEKLVKEFKANLIPMDLTEAELLHSAEQLFRRGLEQLEEQPLAPIEGAAELLERAYKLHQDRLDAAQTARQGEQGESRDPQLIGIFLAEGMDILLDAEDLLRLWREHPSERQELSALLDELSTLGRGAEMAELPQIDELCEALLDLYGAVEEGSLAVSERFFSEAESAHEALISMMDQVAAGLQVSAQPERVEALRALLDEALDPRTLALLTPDANAQLQVTELDAATAELELAEWAFGEPIQLAASVDQGADLALEVQPWLAVEAESPLATLDPLDEEMVAIFLEEAVDILESAGQALERWLREPDNNLALSSLQRDLHTLKGGARMAEIPEIGDLAHELEALYEGLVDRRYSYSPVLKGLLQQSHDRLAVLLEQLQAKRPLLDPVELIQAIRSFRQGGTESLSAAVVVPQPDFEAEAEAEAEAEAEAEAEAEAEAEAEAEAEAEAEAEPQVEEEFEFELAPLALLAGELADESSAALSDEPQEWSSDEPLELSALAEVETAEPLESSEPQAFAASAASAFDDERDPELVEIFLEEGFDIIDSSSAALQRWKEDPDNTLEVESLQRDLHTLKGGARMAEIREIGDLAHELEFLYEGLGDGRLRASAGLFSLLQACHDRLAEMLEAVRAQRAVPSGEALIETIRRFRANPDEQLSIPSSVHLKAAVDAHADDAEAEILDIFLEEGDDLLEAMESAIGRWEKQRDDGAAIDDMLRILHTLKGGARLAGQKSLGDLTHDLEQHLTEAQQQGAPWPESLFLDVQSGFEGLQRGLDQLRERLNESLAADLVDESTVEAQPEPVTPIPSPPPAHTLSSPIVAASELPAVPLAAKVLPFVQRAKEAALEAASRRAPQELVKVPAELLEGLVNLAGETSIFRGRVEQQVSDFGFTLSEMEATIDRVRDQLRRLDIETQSQIISRYQAEAERVGYEDFDPLEMDRHSQLQQLSRALFESASDLLELKETLAARNRDAETLLLQQARVNTELQEGLMRTRMVPFDRLVPRLRRIVRQVASELGKQVEFVVGNADGEMDRTVLERIVAPLEHMLRNAVDHGIESAELRRAAGKAEQGSIRLSLGREGGDIVLTLADDGGGIKLDAVRRKAIERGMMDADSDLTDHEILQFILEAGFSTAEKVTQISGRGVGMDVVHSEVKQLGGSMSIDSTLGVGTTFRIRLPFTVSVNRALMVLSGEDLYAIPLNTIEGIVRVSPYELEAYYQPDAPRFEYAGQAYELRYLGDLLNNGQQPKLVGQSLPLPVILVRSSEHAVAVQVDSLAGSREIVVKSLGPQFAGVHGISGATILGDGRVVVILDLLATIRVLHAHLLTQLLPRTAHRTALPAELEVERPTLVMVVDDSVTVRKVTSRLLERNGMNVLTAKDGVDAISLLQEHKPDIMLLDIEMPRMDGFEVATLVRHDERLKDLPIIMITSRTGEKHRERAFNIGVNDYLGKPYQESLLLETIAQLVKRI, from the coding sequence ATGGGTGATCGGCACGACTATGTCGCCCTGGAGTGGGTCAAAGGCGAGATCGCGGAAACTCTGAAGCAGGCGCGGCAAGCCCTGGAGGCGTTCGTCGAGAGCCCGCAGGACTCGACACGCATGCGTTTCTGTCTGACCTATGTACACCAGGTCCATGGCACTCTGCAGATGGTGGAGTTCTACGGCGCGGCGCTGCTCGCGGAAGAAATGGAGCAGTTGGCCCAGGCACTGATGGAAAACCGCGTCGCCAACCAGGCCGAGGCCCTGGAAGTGCTGATGCAGGCGATTCTGCAGCTACCGATTTATCTGGATCGAATTCAAACCGCACGGCGCGATCTGCCAATGGTGGTGATGCCACTGCTGAATGATTTGCGCGCGGCGCGCGGCGAGAAACTGCTGTCGGAAACCAGCTTGTTCTCGCCGGACATGTCGGCTCGTCAGCCGGCATTGTCGGTGGAGTCGCTGGCACAACTGCGCACCGCCGAGCTGCCGATCTTGTTGCGCAAGCTGCGGCAGATGCTGCAAATGGCCTTGGTCGGGGTGATCCGCAACCAGGACCTCGGCACCAACCTGGGCTATATGGCGCGGGTTTTTGCCCGACTTGAAGTGCTCTGCAAAGACGCACCGCTTGGCCCGCTGTGGCAGATCGCTTCGGGCATGATTGAAGGCCTGGCTAACGGTAGTGTGCTCAACGGCACGTCGGTGCGGACCTTGCTCCGCCAGGTGGATAAAGAGCTCAAGCGCCTGCTCGAACAGGGTGCGGATGGCATCAACCAGGCCGCTCCGGACGAACTGACCAAAAACCTGTTGTTCTACGTGGCGAAAGCGTCGGCGCAATCGCCGCGGATTCGCGCCTTGAAAGAACAATATCGCCTCGATGACGCCCTACCGGATCACGAGGTGGTAGACGAAGAGCGGGCACGCCTGGCCGGGCCGGATCGCGATGCGATGCGCTCGGTCGTCGCTGCGCTGTGCGAAGAACTGGTGCGGGTCAAGGACAGTCTCGACCTGTTTGTACGCAGCGACCGCAGCAAAGTCGCCGAACTGGACAGCCAACTGGCGCCGCTCAAGCAAATCGCCGATACCCTGGCGGTGCTCGGTTTTGGCCAGCCGCGCAAAGTGATTGTCGATCAGATCGATGTGGTGCATGGCTTGTCTCTCGGCCAGCGCGAGCCGAGCGATGCGGTGCTGATGGATGTCGCCGGGGCGCTGTTGTATGTGGAGGCGACCTTGGCCGGCATGGTTGGCCCGGCTGATGTCAGTAGCCGCGAAGAAAGCCACCTGCCGACCACCGATGTGGCGCAGATTCACCAACTGGTCATCAAGGAAGCGCGCAACGGCCTGGAACAGGCCAAAGACGCGATCATCGAATTCATCGCTTCGCAGTGGAACCACGAACACCTGGCCCGTGTGCCTGAGCTACTAACCCAGGCACGTGGCGGGCTGGCGATGATTCCGCTGGCGCGCGCTGCGGCCTTGCTGCAAGCCTGTAATCGCTACATTCAAGAACAGTTGCTGGCCCGTAAAGCGGTGCCGAACTGGCAAAGCCTCGATACCCTGGCCGATGCCATCACCAGCGTCGAGTACTACCTCGAGCGGCTGACCGAAGACCATGCGACCCAGGGCGATCTGATCCTCGATGTGGCTGAAGAGAGCCTGGAAACCCTCGGTTATCCGCTGCAGGAGAAACCGTCGATCCTCGATCGTGTCGAGCCTGAAGCAGAGCCTTTTGCGGCGCTGGCTGATCCGATGCACGACATCGAGGTGTTAGCCGACGAACCGCTGGAAGAGCTTGAATTGGGCCAGTCGCTGGAGAGCCAGGAGGCGGATTTTGAGCTGGCGAATCTGGAGCTTAGCGACGAGCCGAGCCTGGAGTTTGCCGAGGTTGCTGCCGAGGTTGTTGGTGAGGGCGCTGAGCTGCTGGTTTCCGATGAAAATTGGAACCTCAGTGAGCTGCCAGAAATCCCTCTGGACGACATCGATTTTAGTCTGGCGGCGCCAGCGGAGGTGTTCGCGCCACTGCCCAGCCTGGAATTGGCTGAAGCACCATTGCAATGGGCTGGCGCTAGCACACTGGTGCTGGAAGAGCTGAGCTTTGCGGAGCTCAGCGACAACTCTGCGCAATGGGACGAGCCGGCCCAGTGGAGCGAGGCTGAGTTGGCCGAGCTGGAACTTCCCGAAGTTGAGCTGCCGAGCGCGCCGTTCGAGCCCGAGGTGCAGGCCGCGCCCGCTTCGATGCCGCTGTCCATGGCTGAGGTCATGGCGGCACCGGTGCAAGCCATCAATCCGCCTGCCCAGGATGTACCACCCAGCCTGCTACCACCGCCGGCCGATGAGGAGCCGATAGACGAAGAACTGCTGGAAGTCTTTATCGAGGAGGTCGGTGAGGTACTGGAAACCATCGCTGAGTACCTGCCGCGGTGGCGTGCTGACACCGACAATAAAGAAGCCCTCAGCGAAGTCCGTCGTGCCTTCCACACCCTCAAGGGCAGTGGGCGGATGGTTCGTGCGCTGATTATTGGCGAACTGGGCTGGTCTATCGAGAACCTGCTCAATCGAGTGCTGGAGCGCAGCATCCAGCCTGGCGATGAGGTGCAGCAAGTCATCGTCGATGTGGTCGAGTTGATGCCGGCGCTGGTGGAAGAGTTCGCCGGCAAAGCTCAACGTCAACGTGACGATGTCGACCGTTTGGCTGCCACTGCTCATTCGTTGGCCAAGGGGCAGGGCATCGCAAAAATTGACACCCCAGTCTTCCAGCAGGCGGCCGAGCCCGTGGGCGAGCCTGTGGCCGCATCGGCTGTGGCGGAAATCGTTGAGGCTCTCGATCCACAGTTGATCGAGATATTCCGCAATGAGGCGGAAACCCACCTGGATACCTTGGTCGGTTTCCTCGCCGATTGCGCCCAGGAACTGCCGCAACCTGTCACCGATGATCTGCAGCGCGCTCTGCATACCCTCAAGGGCAGTGCGTACATGGCCGGCATTCTGCCGATAGCTGAGATCGCTACGCCCCTGGAAAAGCTGGTCAAGGAGTTCAAGGCCAATCTGATCCCGATGGATCTGACCGAGGCTGAGTTGCTGCACAGTGCCGAGCAGTTGTTCCGTCGCGGTCTGGAACAGCTGGAAGAGCAGCCGTTAGCACCCATTGAGGGGGCCGCCGAGCTGCTCGAGCGGGCGTACAAATTACACCAAGACCGGCTGGACGCCGCGCAAACTGCGCGTCAGGGCGAGCAAGGTGAAAGCCGTGATCCGCAACTGATCGGCATCTTTCTCGCCGAAGGCATGGATATCCTGCTGGACGCCGAGGATCTATTGCGCCTTTGGCGGGAGCATCCGTCTGAGCGCCAGGAACTCAGTGCCCTGCTCGACGAGCTGAGCACCCTGGGTCGTGGTGCCGAGATGGCCGAGCTCCCGCAGATCGATGAGCTGTGTGAAGCGTTGCTGGATCTCTACGGTGCGGTCGAAGAAGGTAGCTTGGCCGTCAGTGAGCGATTCTTCAGTGAGGCCGAGAGTGCGCACGAAGCGCTGATCAGCATGATGGATCAGGTTGCTGCCGGGCTGCAGGTGAGCGCGCAACCCGAACGCGTCGAAGCTTTGCGGGCACTGCTGGACGAGGCTCTCGACCCGCGGACCCTGGCCTTGCTGACACCGGATGCCAATGCACAATTGCAAGTCACCGAGTTGGACGCGGCAACTGCCGAGCTCGAATTGGCCGAGTGGGCGTTCGGCGAGCCGATCCAGCTTGCCGCATCAGTGGATCAAGGCGCGGATTTGGCGCTCGAAGTACAACCGTGGCTGGCAGTCGAAGCAGAGTCGCCACTCGCTACACTTGACCCGCTGGACGAGGAAATGGTCGCGATCTTCCTCGAAGAGGCGGTCGATATCCTGGAAAGCGCCGGTCAGGCCCTGGAGCGTTGGCTACGTGAGCCGGACAATAATCTGGCTCTGTCCTCTTTGCAGCGAGATCTGCACACCCTCAAAGGTGGTGCGCGGATGGCTGAAATCCCTGAGATCGGCGATCTCGCCCATGAACTGGAAGCGCTGTACGAAGGCCTGGTGGATCGACGCTACAGCTATTCGCCAGTGCTGAAGGGGTTGCTGCAGCAGAGCCACGACCGCCTGGCCGTGTTGCTGGAACAGTTGCAGGCCAAACGCCCGCTGCTCGATCCTGTCGAGTTGATCCAGGCGATCCGCAGCTTCCGTCAGGGCGGTACGGAAAGCTTGTCGGCGGCGGTTGTCGTGCCCCAGCCTGACTTTGAAGCCGAAGCCGAAGCCGAAGCCGAAGCCGAAGCCGAAGCCGAAGCCGAAGCCGAAGCCGAAGCCGAAGCCGAAGCCGAAGCCGAAGCCGAAGCCGAAGCCGAGCCGCAGGTGGAAGAAGAATTTGAGTTTGAGTTAGCGCCGCTGGCGCTGCTGGCTGGCGAGCTGGCCGACGAGTCGAGCGCTGCGTTGAGCGATGAGCCGCAAGAGTGGTCGTCGGATGAGCCACTTGAGCTAAGTGCTCTAGCAGAAGTAGAGACAGCCGAGCCGCTTGAGTCGAGCGAGCCGCAAGCCTTCGCCGCGTCAGCTGCGTCGGCTTTCGATGATGAGCGCGATCCCGAGTTGGTGGAAATTTTCCTGGAGGAAGGTTTCGACATCATCGATAGCTCCAGCGCGGCCCTGCAGCGCTGGAAGGAAGACCCCGATAACACCCTTGAGGTCGAGTCCCTGCAGCGCGATCTACACACCCTCAAGGGTGGTGCGCGGATGGCTGAAATCCGTGAGATCGGCGACCTTGCGCATGAATTGGAGTTCCTCTACGAGGGGCTTGGCGATGGCCGTTTGCGCGCCAGTGCTGGGCTCTTTAGCCTGCTCCAGGCCTGCCATGACCGGCTCGCCGAAATGCTCGAAGCGGTGCGTGCTCAGCGTGCGGTGCCGAGCGGCGAGGCGCTGATCGAGACTATCCGGCGTTTTCGCGCCAATCCGGATGAGCAACTGAGCATACCGTCCAGCGTGCACCTGAAGGCCGCTGTCGACGCGCATGCTGACGATGCCGAGGCAGAGATTCTCGACATCTTCCTCGAGGAGGGCGACGACCTGCTGGAGGCCATGGAAAGCGCCATTGGTCGCTGGGAAAAACAGCGTGACGATGGCGCTGCCATCGACGACATGCTGCGCATTTTGCACACCTTGAAAGGTGGCGCACGGCTGGCTGGGCAGAAAAGCCTCGGCGATTTGACCCATGACCTGGAGCAGCACCTGACCGAGGCGCAGCAGCAAGGCGCACCTTGGCCAGAGAGTCTGTTCCTCGATGTTCAGTCCGGTTTCGAAGGCCTGCAGCGCGGGCTCGATCAATTGCGCGAGCGCCTCAATGAGAGCCTGGCGGCGGATCTTGTCGATGAATCGACAGTGGAGGCCCAGCCCGAGCCGGTTACACCGATACCCAGCCCACCACCAGCCCACACATTGAGCAGCCCGATCGTGGCGGCCAGCGAGCTGCCGGCGGTGCCGCTGGCGGCAAAGGTCTTACCGTTCGTCCAGCGTGCTAAGGAGGCTGCGCTGGAGGCGGCATCCCGACGCGCCCCGCAGGAGTTGGTCAAGGTGCCGGCAGAGCTGCTGGAGGGCCTGGTTAACTTGGCGGGGGAGACCTCGATCTTCCGCGGTCGCGTCGAGCAGCAGGTCAGCGACTTTGGTTTCACCCTCAGCGAAATGGAAGCCACCATCGACCGGGTGCGTGATCAATTGCGCCGGCTGGATATCGAAACTCAGTCGCAGATCATCAGCCGCTATCAAGCGGAGGCCGAACGCGTCGGCTACGAAGACTTCGACCCGTTGGAGATGGACCGGCACTCGCAGCTGCAGCAGCTCTCGCGCGCGCTGTTCGAGTCGGCATCCGACTTGCTCGAACTGAAAGAGACCTTGGCAGCGCGTAATCGCGACGCGGAAACCCTGCTGCTGCAACAGGCGCGGGTCAACACCGAACTGCAGGAAGGCCTGATGCGTACGCGCATGGTGCCCTTCGATCGGCTGGTGCCGCGCTTGCGCCGCATCGTCCGGCAGGTGGCGAGCGAGCTAGGCAAGCAGGTCGAGTTTGTCGTCGGCAATGCCGACGGTGAGATGGACCGTACGGTGCTGGAGCGCATCGTCGCCCCGCTGGAGCACATGCTGCGCAATGCCGTCGACCACGGGATTGAGTCGGCTGAACTGCGCCGCGCCGCCGGCAAAGCGGAGCAGGGCAGCATCCGCCTGAGCCTCGGCCGCGAGGGTGGCGATATTGTCCTGACTCTCGCTGACGACGGCGGCGGTATCAAGCTTGATGCGGTGCGCCGCAAGGCCATCGAACGCGGCATGATGGATGCCGACTCCGATCTTACCGATCACGAGATTCTGCAATTCATCCTGGAAGCGGGCTTCTCCACCGCCGAGAAGGTCACGCAGATTTCCGGGCGTGGCGTCGGCATGGACGTGGTCCACTCCGAGGTGAAGCAGCTCGGCGGCTCCATGAGCATCGACTCGACCCTGGGAGTGGGCACCACATTCCGGATTCGCCTGCCGTTCACCGTGTCGGTCAACCGTGCGCTGATGGTGCTGTCTGGCGAAGACCTTTACGCCATTCCGTTGAATACTATCGAAGGTATCGTGCGGGTCTCGCCTTACGAGCTGGAGGCTTACTATCAGCCGGATGCGCCGCGCTTCGAGTACGCCGGGCAGGCCTATGAACTGCGCTACCTCGGCGATCTGTTGAACAACGGCCAGCAGCCGAAGCTGGTCGGCCAGAGTCTGCCGTTGCCGGTGATTCTGGTGCGTTCCAGCGAGCATGCGGTGGCGGTGCAGGTGGATTCCCTGGCCGGCTCACGTGAAATCGTGGTGAAGAGCCTCGGCCCGCAGTTCGCCGGAGTGCATGGTATCTCCGGGGCGACCATCCTCGGTGACGGTCGAGTGGTGGTGATTCTCGATCTGTTGGCGACTATCCGGGTGCTGCATGCCCACCTGCTCACTCAATTGCTGCCGCGCACCGCGCACCGTACCGCCTTGCCTGCGGAGCTCGAAGTCGAGCGGCCGACGCTGGTGATGGTGGTGGACGACTCTGTCACCGTGCGCAAGGTCACCAGCCGCCTATTGGAGCGTAACGGCATGAATGTGCTGACCGCCAAGGATGGGGTCGACGCGATCTCCCTGCTGCAAGAGCACAAGCCCGATATCATGCTGCTGGACATTGAAATGCCACGCATGGATGGTTTTGAAGTGGCGACTCTGGTGCGCCACGATGAGCGCCTGAAGGACCTGCCGATCATCATGATTACCTCGCGTACCGGTGAGAAACACCGTGAACGGGCGTTCAACATCGGCGTCAACGACTACCTTGGCAAGCCCTACCAAGAGTCCTTGCTGCTCGAAACCATTGCGCAACTGGTCAAACGGATATGA
- a CDS encoding 16S rRNA (uracil(1498)-N(3))-methyltransferase, with product MRLSRFFIDAPLNLGEHELPEAQAHYIGRVLRMSEGAAVQLFDGSGTEFLGELIEVGKKRVRVSLTESMAGQPESTLQVHLGQGLSRGERMDWAIQKATELGVAQITPIVSERCEVRLKDERADKRMAHWRQVAISACEQCGRSQVPLIHPPLSLAEWLEQTHAELKLVLHPVAEPLASHAKPSTLAFLIGPEGGLSDAEVAQAQHAGFHSARFGPRVLRTETAPVVALAVAQQLWGDL from the coding sequence ATGCGCCTTTCCCGTTTCTTTATCGATGCCCCTTTAAACCTCGGCGAACACGAGCTGCCGGAGGCCCAGGCGCACTACATCGGTCGTGTGCTGCGCATGAGCGAAGGCGCAGCCGTCCAGTTGTTCGATGGTTCCGGCACGGAATTTCTCGGCGAACTGATCGAGGTCGGCAAAAAGCGCGTGCGCGTCAGCCTTACCGAAAGCATGGCCGGCCAACCGGAGTCGACTCTACAGGTGCATCTCGGCCAGGGTCTGTCACGCGGTGAGCGGATGGACTGGGCGATCCAGAAAGCCACCGAACTGGGAGTCGCGCAAATCACCCCAATCGTCAGCGAGCGCTGCGAAGTGCGCCTGAAAGACGAGCGTGCCGACAAACGCATGGCCCACTGGCGCCAGGTGGCGATCAGCGCCTGTGAGCAGTGTGGGCGCTCGCAGGTGCCGCTGATTCATCCGCCGCTCAGCCTCGCGGAGTGGCTCGAGCAAACCCACGCCGAGTTGAAACTGGTGCTCCATCCGGTCGCCGAACCGCTGGCCAGCCATGCCAAACCCAGCACATTGGCCTTTCTAATCGGCCCGGAAGGCGGCCTCTCCGACGCGGAAGTAGCCCAGGCTCAACATGCGGGCTTCCACTCCGCCCGCTTTGGCCCGCGGGTACTGCGCACGGAAACGGCACCAGTGGTGGCGTTAGCCGTCGCTCAGCAACTCTGGGGTGACTTGTAA
- a CDS encoding chemotaxis protein CheW — MSQAVTTPNSMTSLTGLLVPLVDRTLLLPNVAVAELIPYRAPQVTPGMPAWFLGQMAWRDLSLPLLSFEAASDGQPHIRPGARVAVINALGGRPKVKFLALLVQGIPRSLKVGAELARANAPLAPLELDAVSFGEEVAKIPDLLALEQMLADAGLI; from the coding sequence ATGAGCCAAGCTGTAACGACCCCCAATAGCATGACCAGCCTGACCGGGCTACTGGTGCCGTTGGTCGACCGCACCTTGCTGCTGCCGAACGTGGCTGTGGCCGAGCTGATTCCTTATCGTGCTCCGCAAGTGACCCCGGGCATGCCGGCCTGGTTCTTGGGGCAGATGGCCTGGCGTGATCTGAGTCTGCCGCTGCTGTCCTTCGAGGCGGCTTCCGATGGCCAGCCACATATCCGCCCAGGTGCGCGGGTGGCGGTGATCAACGCCTTGGGTGGTCGGCCTAAAGTGAAATTCCTTGCTCTGCTGGTGCAGGGAATTCCACGCTCGCTCAAGGTCGGCGCGGAGTTGGCGCGCGCGAATGCGCCGCTGGCACCGCTGGAATTGGATGCAGTCAGCTTCGGCGAGGAGGTGGCGAAGATTCCAGATCTGCTCGCGCTGGAGCAGATGCTGGCGGATGCCGGCTTGATCTAG
- a CDS encoding chemotaxis protein CheB: MTEKTAARIAVLADTSLQRHVLQQALAGNGYNVVLNSDPARLDAEALAACEADLWLVDLAQSEDSPLVDSLLEYASAPVLFGEGHAPERHSEHYPRWERRLVGKLKRLVGDPAQAVGPTLQALLDEAQRPARLELPRALADTPLVAGAPARQVWLLAASLGGPAAVKAFLDALPGGLPIGFIYAQHIDASFETALPQAVGRHSQWHVNPARQGDAVRCGEVVVAPIVHELGFAEGGSMQIAQRGWPEPYSPSIDQMMLNLAQHFGAQCGVIAFSGMGSDGSAAAAYVRRQGGEIWTQRADSCVCPSMPDSLREGGYSAYSGDPRELAETLVNHLAAQCG, encoded by the coding sequence ATGACTGAAAAAACTGCCGCTCGCATCGCCGTGCTTGCCGATACCTCGCTGCAACGCCATGTGCTGCAGCAGGCGTTGGCGGGTAACGGCTATAACGTAGTGCTGAACAGTGACCCGGCGCGCCTCGATGCAGAGGCGTTGGCCGCCTGTGAGGCTGATCTGTGGCTGGTCGATTTGGCGCAGTCGGAAGACTCGCCGTTGGTCGATAGCCTGCTTGAATACGCCAGTGCTCCGGTGTTGTTTGGCGAGGGGCATGCGCCAGAACGGCATTCCGAGCATTACCCGCGTTGGGAGCGCCGCCTGGTCGGCAAACTCAAGCGGCTGGTCGGTGATCCGGCGCAGGCGGTCGGTCCAACTCTGCAAGCGCTGCTCGACGAGGCTCAGCGGCCCGCGCGCCTGGAACTGCCGCGCGCGCTGGCGGACACGCCGCTGGTGGCCGGCGCGCCAGCTCGGCAAGTGTGGCTGTTGGCGGCCTCGTTGGGTGGCCCTGCCGCGGTTAAAGCCTTCCTCGATGCTCTGCCGGGGGGACTGCCGATCGGCTTCATTTATGCCCAGCATATCGATGCCAGCTTCGAAACAGCGTTGCCGCAAGCGGTCGGCCGGCATAGCCAATGGCATGTGAATCCGGCCAGGCAAGGGGATGCGGTGCGTTGTGGCGAAGTGGTGGTCGCACCAATTGTGCACGAACTCGGGTTTGCCGAAGGCGGCAGCATGCAGATCGCCCAACGTGGCTGGCCGGAACCCTACAGCCCGTCCATCGACCAGATGATGCTCAACCTGGCGCAGCACTTCGGTGCCCAGTGCGGGGTGATCGCCTTCAGCGGCATGGGCAGCGACGGCAGCGCCGCGGCGGCCTATGTGCGCCGCCAGGGCGGCGAGATCTGGACCCAGCGCGCGGACAGCTGCGTCTGCCCAAGCATGCCGGATAGCCTGCGCGAAGGCGGCTATAGCGCCTACAGTGGCGACCCGCGCGAGTTGGCGGAGACGCTGGTTAATCATTTGGCGGCGCAGTGCGGCTGA